The following are from one region of the Clostridia bacterium genome:
- a CDS encoding S-layer homology domain-containing protein: protein MFRKTWALVLTVALLISCLAPFSAFAADFEAFELKYEYHGSANDQFRIVVLGKNLPENPATVLAGAAISGTLEHDGGSAPFNSTIKSVEDRGDGNFTLIVPGCETVKVADWKDETAATPKHTFKLTVHPAGTAAPVVTPSAPVVDTPKQENNIVSVERTSFTDIAESPYKDEINLLNAISVLAGDPAGTFRPNDTISRAEMAAIIVRIYGMESSVNTSSGTTEFTDVPESHWAAGYINIASGLGVINGDGDGTFRPDDKVTYNEAVKMLVCVVGYGLEANERGGWPTGYLVVANDLDISKNVITTSGDASRETVAKLVANAIDVEYLEKTGYGETETYMSYPGRTLLSEKLKVEKVEDVVVTETYAASLVGEGTLKSNQVRVEDTIYWITDSSKGIDGYMGYPVIIYAKEDKKVDKDYKFIVHYEIDDEMTDFIEYAPEDIINADYDEIKVYANEDGSKKISYQLPATAPVFVNGVGDRSFDVTALDPQEDGDPSFNGKILIIDIDQNEIIDVLFVDIMKTMVVDRVVKTNGGFYILAKDGTRFPESGKIDLEDDDVRISIVKDGEEARYSDLEENDVVSYSIVGNTYNLEACTENVSGVVQRITGDGEVVIDDEKYEYSTIVNVDECEVGDNATLHLDVYGKIAYVTTTTAGAEDYAYLLDIGTENDVMEGDTYCLKVYTKDAGISVINVADDVTFIKEGEASEPYESEEITDAVWTKYGLKKDGEVVSQLFKFSTDSSDKIDTIEVAKNMGTADPADYSDEDLKLFRKTTPPGSAFYACSSGRLGSGSESDMRQLFIWKGVDMLFVPHTNGDIIEDDIAISKPDSFFSNQYSSHISADFTWYDADENGVPALIVAYLDTESSSEYSNSRGGTYMFITDVALTKNEDGKAYQVTGYGNKYRGGGLSEITITLDATQAHSAPEIVGDKSAAQLKTGDIITFSQMPNGKVYKWNLLFSTDSETYGYYTAMNGGNALTHYTKFNGEYGTISDYYAGYMTSYEVKKSGEIFEITVPGITGTREYELTDFKAVYKLDADKGTLKEIDAADIPIPEEITVEDPDNLPENVFEVDGAYYLCPKIVMRAENHGNNEVCLQLMYIDDGTFED, encoded by the coding sequence ATGTTTAGAAAAACATGGGCCTTAGTGCTCACGGTGGCTTTGCTTATTTCTTGCTTGGCACCCTTTTCGGCATTTGCGGCAGACTTTGAAGCATTCGAATTAAAGTACGAATATCATGGCTCTGCCAACGACCAGTTCCGCATTGTTGTATTAGGAAAAAATCTTCCTGAAAATCCTGCAACTGTTCTTGCCGGTGCAGCTATTTCCGGTACATTAGAACATGATGGCGGTTCTGCTCCGTTCAACAGCACAATTAAATCTGTTGAAGATCGTGGTGACGGTAACTTCACTTTGATCGTTCCGGGTTGCGAAACTGTAAAGGTAGCAGACTGGAAAGATGAAACTGCAGCTACTCCGAAGCACACATTCAAATTAACTGTACATCCGGCAGGTACTGCTGCTCCGGTAGTAACCCCTTCCGCTCCGGTAGTGGATACTCCCAAGCAGGAAAACAATATTGTATCTGTTGAAAGAACAAGCTTTACGGATATCGCAGAAAGCCCGTACAAAGATGAAATCAATCTTTTGAATGCAATCTCTGTACTCGCTGGCGATCCTGCTGGTACATTCCGTCCGAACGACACCATCTCCAGAGCGGAAATGGCTGCAATCATCGTTCGTATCTATGGCATGGAATCTTCTGTAAACACCAGCTCCGGTACTACTGAATTTACCGATGTTCCCGAATCTCACTGGGCTGCAGGCTATATCAATATTGCTTCCGGTCTCGGTGTTATCAACGGTGACGGTGACGGCACATTCAGACCCGATGACAAAGTTACTTACAACGAAGCAGTTAAAATGCTCGTTTGCGTAGTAGGCTATGGTTTAGAAGCAAATGAAAGAGGCGGCTGGCCGACAGGTTACCTGGTAGTTGCAAACGACTTGGATATCTCCAAAAACGTAATTACCACCTCCGGTGATGCTTCCCGTGAAACTGTAGCTAAATTGGTTGCAAACGCAATTGACGTTGAATACCTCGAAAAGACCGGTTACGGTGAAACCGAAACCTACATGTCTTATCCTGGCAGAACCTTGCTCAGCGAAAAGCTGAAGGTTGAAAAGGTTGAAGATGTTGTTGTAACCGAAACCTATGCAGCTTCTTTGGTTGGCGAAGGTACTTTGAAGTCCAATCAGGTTCGTGTAGAGGATACCATCTATTGGATTACGGATTCCAGCAAAGGTATTGATGGTTACATGGGTTACCCTGTAATTATCTATGCTAAGGAAGACAAAAAAGTAGATAAAGATTATAAGTTCATCGTTCATTATGAAATTGATGATGAAATGACCGACTTCATCGAATATGCTCCCGAAGATATCATTAATGCAGACTATGATGAAATCAAAGTATATGCAAATGAAGATGGTTCCAAGAAGATTTCTTATCAGTTGCCTGCTACCGCTCCTGTTTTTGTAAACGGTGTTGGTGACAGAAGCTTTGATGTAACTGCATTGGATCCGCAGGAAGATGGCGATCCTTCCTTCAACGGTAAGATTCTTATCATTGATATTGACCAGAACGAAATCATTGACGTTTTGTTCGTTGATATCATGAAGACCATGGTTGTTGACAGAGTTGTAAAGACCAACGGCGGTTTCTACATTCTTGCTAAAGACGGCACAAGATTCCCTGAATCCGGCAAAATCGACCTGGAAGATGATGATGTAAGAATCAGCATTGTTAAAGACGGTGAAGAAGCAAGATATTCTGATCTTGAAGAAAACGATGTAGTTTCTTATTCTATCGTAGGTAACACCTACAATCTTGAAGCTTGCACAGAAAATGTAAGCGGTGTTGTTCAGAGAATTACCGGTGACGGCGAAGTTGTTATCGATGATGAAAAGTATGAATACAGCACAATCGTAAATGTTGACGAATGCGAAGTAGGCGACAATGCTACCTTGCACCTCGACGTTTATGGTAAGATTGCATACGTAACAACCACTACTGCAGGCGCAGAAGATTATGCATATCTCCTCGACATCGGTACTGAAAACGATGTTATGGAAGGCGATACTTACTGCTTAAAGGTTTACACCAAAGATGCAGGCATTAGCGTTATTAACGTTGCTGACGATGTAACCTTTATTAAAGAAGGCGAAGCTTCTGAACCTTATGAATCTGAAGAAATCACAGATGCTGTTTGGACCAAATATGGTTTGAAGAAAGATGGCGAAGTTGTTTCCCAGCTCTTCAAATTCTCTACCGATTCCAGCGATAAGATTGACACAATCGAAGTTGCTAAGAACATGGGTACAGCAGATCCTGCTGACTACAGCGATGAAGATCTTAAGCTCTTCAGAAAGACCACACCGCCCGGAAGTGCATTCTACGCATGTAGCAGCGGCAGATTGGGTTCTGGCTCTGAGAGTGATATGAGACAGCTCTTTATCTGGAAGGGTGTTGATATGCTGTTCGTTCCGCATACCAATGGCGATATCATTGAAGACGATATTGCGATTTCCAAGCCTGATTCTTTCTTCAGCAATCAGTACTCCAGCCATATTTCTGCAGACTTTACATGGTATGATGCAGACGAAAATGGTGTTCCTGCTTTGATTGTTGCTTACTTGGATACCGAAAGCTCCAGCGAATACTCCAACTCTCGTGGTGGTACTTATATGTTCATTACCGACGTTGCTTTGACTAAGAATGAAGATGGTAAAGCATACCAGGTAACCGGTTATGGTAACAAATACCGTGGCGGTGGCTTGAGCGAAATCACCATTACCTTGGATGCAACCCAGGCACATTCTGCACCTGAAATTGTTGGCGATAAATCCGCTGCTCAGTTGAAGACCGGCGATATCATCACCTTCTCTCAGATGCCTAACGGTAAAGTTTACAAGTGGAACCTGTTGTTCAGCACAGATAGTGAAACCTACGGTTACTATACTGCAATGAACGGTGGTAACGCTTTGACCCATTATACTAAGTTTAATGGTGAATACGGTACAATTTCTGACTACTATGCAGGTTACATGACCTCTTATGAAGTTAAGAAATCCGGTGAAATCTTCGAAATTACTGTTCCCGGCATTACCGGAACCAGAGAATATGAACTCACTGATTTCAAGGCTGTTTACAAATTAGATGCTGACAAGGGTACCTTGAAGGAAATCGATGCAGCAGATATTCCGATTCCGGAAGAAATCACTGTTGAAGATCCTGATAACTTACCCGAAAATGTATTCGAAGTTGATGGCGCTTACTATCTCTGCCCGAAAATTGTAATGCGTGCAGAAAACCATGGTAACAATGAAGTTTGCCTCCAGTTGATGTACATCGACGACGGCACATTCGAAGACTAA
- the rpmE gene encoding 50S ribosomal protein L31 codes for MKEGIHPEYKTCVVKCACGETFETRSTKDQINVEICSKCHPFFTGKQKLVDAGGQVDKFRKRFGLAAK; via the coding sequence ATGAAAGAAGGTATCCATCCCGAATATAAAACTTGCGTAGTTAAATGCGCATGCGGCGAAACTTTTGAAACCCGCTCCACCAAGGATCAGATCAATGTTGAAATTTGCTCCAAGTGCCATCCGTTTTTTACCGGTAAGCAGAAATTGGTAGATGCTGGCGGTCAGGTTGATAAGTTCAGAAAACGTTTTGGTTTAGCTGCAAAATAA